One genomic segment of Stenotrophomonas sp. 704A1 includes these proteins:
- a CDS encoding DNA-directed RNA polymerase subunit alpha, whose translation MTVTANQVLRPRGPQIERLTDTRAKVVIEPLERGYGHTLGNALRRVLLSSIPGFAITEVEIDGVLHEYTTVEGLQEDVLEVLLNLKDVAIRMHSGDSATLSLSKQGPGVVTAADIKVDHNVEILNGDHVICHLTKDTAVNMRLKIERGFGYQPAAARRRPDEETRAIGRLVLDASFSPVRRVAYAVEAARVEQRTDLDKLVIDIETNGTIDAEEAVRTAADILSDQLSVFGDFTHRDRGAAKPANNGVDPVLLRPIDDLELTVRSANCLKAESIYYIGDLIQKTEVELLKTPNLGKKSLTEIKEVLAQRGLSLGMKLENWPPAGVASHGMLG comes from the coding sequence ATGACGGTTACCGCCAACCAGGTTCTGCGTCCTCGCGGTCCGCAGATCGAACGCCTTACCGACACCCGTGCAAAGGTCGTTATCGAACCTTTGGAGCGGGGTTACGGGCATACGCTGGGCAATGCCCTGCGTCGCGTGCTGCTGTCGTCCATCCCGGGCTTCGCCATCACGGAAGTCGAAATCGACGGCGTGTTGCATGAGTACACCACGGTCGAAGGTCTGCAGGAGGACGTGCTCGAAGTCCTGCTGAACCTGAAGGACGTGGCCATCCGTATGCACTCCGGCGACAGCGCCACCCTGTCCCTGTCCAAGCAGGGTCCGGGCGTTGTCACCGCTGCCGATATCAAGGTCGACCACAATGTGGAGATCCTGAACGGCGACCACGTGATCTGCCACCTGACCAAGGACACGGCAGTGAACATGCGTCTGAAGATCGAGCGTGGTTTCGGCTACCAGCCGGCTGCTGCGCGTCGTCGTCCGGACGAAGAAACCCGTGCCATCGGCCGCCTGGTCCTGGACGCCTCGTTCTCGCCGGTCCGCCGCGTCGCCTATGCCGTGGAAGCGGCCCGCGTCGAACAGCGTACCGACCTGGACAAGCTGGTCATCGATATCGAGACCAACGGCACCATCGACGCCGAGGAAGCCGTGCGCACCGCCGCCGACATCCTCAGCGACCAGCTGTCGGTGTTCGGTGACTTCACCCACCGCGACCGCGGTGCGGCGAAGCCGGCCAACAACGGCGTGGATCCGGTGCTGCTGCGCCCGATCGACGATCTGGAGCTGACCGTGCGTTCGGCCAACTGCCTGAAGGCCGAGAGCATCTACTACATCGGCGATCTGATCCAGAAGACCGAAGTCGAGCTGCTGAAGACCCCGAACCTGGGCAAGAAGTCGCTCACCGAAATCAAGGAAGTGCTGGCCCAGCGTGGCCTGTCGCTTGGCATGAAGCTGGAGAACTGGCCGCCGGCCGGCGTCGCCAGCCACGGCATGCTGGGCTGA
- the rplQ gene encoding 50S ribosomal protein L17 — translation MRHQKSGRKFSRTSAHREAMFKNMAASLFKHELIKTTLPKAKELRRVAEPLITLAKVDSVANRRLAFARLRDNEAVGNLFTILGPRYANRPGGYLRLLKCGFRAGDNAPMAYVELVDRPVVAEEVAE, via the coding sequence ATGCGTCACCAGAAATCCGGCCGCAAGTTCAGCCGCACCAGCGCCCACCGCGAAGCGATGTTCAAGAACATGGCTGCCTCGCTGTTCAAGCACGAGCTGATCAAGACCACCCTGCCGAAGGCCAAGGAACTGCGCCGCGTCGCCGAGCCGCTGATCACCCTGGCCAAGGTCGACTCCGTCGCCAACCGCCGTCTGGCCTTCGCCCGCCTGCGCGACAACGAAGCCGTCGGCAACCTGTTCACCATCCTGGGCCCGCGCTACGCGAACCGTCCGGGCGGCTACCTGCGTCTGCTGAAGTGCGGCTTCCGCGCCGGCGACAACGCACCGATGGCCTACGTCGAACTGGTTGACCGTCCGGTCGTGGCCGAGGAAGTGGCCGAGTAA